Proteins from a genomic interval of Aspergillus flavus chromosome 7, complete sequence:
- a CDS encoding uncharacterized protein (expressed protein) — MSRSMLSSAARQLWRQRSPRTGVSAFPSSKPRSSISASFSDSTPRRSISYAICESKTNRLTSPRRSLPAIVRLQQRCAFSSTSTRPATKVIQNPRTGEDGNPLTIEISPRAAEVR, encoded by the coding sequence ATGTCTCGCTCGATGCTATCATCTGCTGCTCGCCAGTTATGGCGGCAGCGCTCCCCTCGCACAGGAGTTTCTGCCTTCCCATCCTCAAAACCCCGTTCGAGCATCTCCGCATCGTTCAGCGATTCTACCCCCCGCCGCTCGATATCATATGCCATCTGCGAGTCGAAGACAAACCGACTCACTTCCCCACGGAGATCCCTCCCCGCAATTGTGCGTCTTCAACAGCGTTGCGCCTTTTCGTCCACCTCTACCAGACCCGCCACCAAGGTCATACAGAACCCGAGAACCGGCGAAGATGGCAATCCACTGACGATTGAAATCTCGCCCCGCGCTGCAGAAGTACGTTAG
- a CDS encoding aminotransferase, translating into MTEAHARKLAAELQGASREQAMAKVMEDADQNQLDASVVKITRSTNLRPVPEPGSPEELSHSYCTDHMVTARWTVANGWETPEVKPFENLSIPPTASCLHYATECFEGMKVYRGYDGKLRLFRPDCNGERLLSSAQRASLPSFRYEELKVLIAKLMQIDGPRWLPKDQPGRFLYLRPTMIGSGPHLGVQTPKEALLFIIAVPWPDPSKLKKPEEGTKPGLKLLASTPDTIRAWPGGFGYAKLGANYGPSLVAHGKAQAIGFDQILWLFGQDRQVTEAGASNFFIVWENKETGKIELVTAPLENQLILPGVTRRSVLQLARTELSKPTGSLAPVEVVERDFTISEVEQAWKEGRIIEAFVCGTAFFVTPVKLIRNGDVDMDMLEAGAARGGYAVQIKSWLEAIMYGKDGKENDEWSYIIEGESEK; encoded by the exons ATGACCGAAGCGCATGCTCGTAAGCTCGCCGCAGAGCTGCAAGGTGCAAGCCGAGAGCAGGCGATGGCTAAGGTCATGGAAGACGCCGACCAGAACC AGCTTGATGCCTCTGTGGTCAAGATCACTCGGTCGACAAATCTCCGCCCGGTTCCTGAACCGGGCTCGCCCGAGGAATTGAGCCATTCGTACTGTACTGACCATATGGTCACTGCCCGATGGACCGTGGCCAATGGCTGGGAGACCCCCGAAGTGAAGCCCTTTGAGAATCTTAGCATCCCTCCCACGGCTTCTTGCTTGCACTATGCCACTGAATGCTTTGAGGGTATGAAGGTGTACAGAGGATATGATGGCAAACTGCGCCTGTTCCGCCCGGATTGCAATGGAGAGAGATTGCTCTCGAGTGCTCAACGAGCCTCTTTGCCCAGCTTCCGGTATGAGGAGCTGAAGGTTCTCATCGCTAAGTTGATGCAGATCGATGGACCAC GCTGGCTCCCCAAGGACCAACCCGGTCGTTTCCTCTATCTCCGTCCCACAATGATTGGTAGCGGCCCTCATCTGGGTGTTCAGACTCCCAAGGAAGCTCTCCTTTTCATCATTGCCGTGCCATGGCCCGACCCAtccaagctgaagaagcctGAAGAAGGCACTAAACCCGGATTGAAGCTTCTTGCTTCTACACCTGATACTATCCGTGCCTGGCCCGGTGGTTTCGGCTATGCAAAGCTCGGAGCGAACTACGGTCCTTCGTTGGTTGCGCACGGTAAAGCTCAAGCCATTGGCTTTGATCAGATTCTTTGGTTGTTTGGTCAGGACCGTCAGGTAACTGAGGCCGGTGCTAGCAACTTCTTCATTGTTTGGGAGAACAAGGAAACAGGAAAGATCGAGCTCGTCACCGCTCCCCTGGAAAACCAGTTGATTCTTCCCGGTGTTACTCGCCGTAGTGTCCTCCAATTGGCACGCACAGAGCTGTCAAAGCCTACTGGTTCCCTTGCCCCAgttgaggttgttgagagAGACTTCACTATTAGCGAGGTCGAACAGGCTTGGAAGGAGGGCCGCATCATCGAAGCTTTCGTCTGCGGCACTGCC TTCTTCGTTACGCCAGTTAAGCTTATCCGGAATGGTGACGTCGATATGGACATGCTGGAGGCTGGTGCAGCCCGTGGAGGATATGCAGTCCAGATCAAGTCTTGGTTGGAGGCCATCATGTACGGTAAGGATGGTAAGGAGAATGACGAATGGTCTTACATCATTGAGGGGGAGAGCGAAAAATAA
- a CDS encoding vesicle coat complex AP-1/AP-2/AP-4, beta subunit (AP-2 complex subunit beta) has product MSSGGGDAKLFARGKVAELRQELHSGGKKDKNYSAKKIALKKIVANMTMSNNDMVALFPDVIECMNLPSLEIKKMCFLFLVNYSRMKPDIALKALPILVNDMEDTNPLVRALALRTISYVHVREFVEATVQPVKRLMGDMDPYVRKTSAFCVAKLYEHDRKMVESSDLIDRLNHMLKDENPTVVSSVLASLNDIWGRSETISLTIDYTSASKLVSILPDCSEWGQTYILEALMSYVPQDSAEALLLAERVAPRLSHSNSAVVLTSIRVILYLMNYIADERHVTSLAKKLSPPLVTLLSKPPEVQYLALRNAILILQKRPEVLRNDIRVFFCNYNDPIYVKVTKLELIFMLTTKENISVVLAELREYATEIDVHFVRKAVRAIGKLAIKIESAAKECIDTLLELVNAKIPYIVQEATVVIRNIFRKYPNQYESIIGRIIQNIDELDEPEAKAAIIWIIGQYADRIENSDGLLQDYLATFHDETVEVQLALLTATVKFFIQRPTKGQQLVPQVLKWCTEETDDPDLRDRGYMYWRLLSTDPATARQVVMGQKPPISAESEKLDSRTLEELCLNVGTLATVYLKPVQQVFRSARTRRLQYSPALQKPRNDDGSNAWQYPVSPSSATPVTPTSAANGAAPAPGDMNAAVNAADSYFNSVGTQQMAALDLGGRGDGIGGGGAPQTQYIVSQNQQQVYQPQLAGGAATGELLLL; this is encoded by the exons ATGAGCTCCGGCGGAGGAGATGCGAAGCTGTTCGCTAGG GGTAAAGTCGCGGAGTTGCGACAAGAACTCCATAGCGGcggcaagaaggacaagaactACTCCGCGAAAAAGATCGCcctcaagaagatcgtcgCAAACATGACGATGAGCAATAACGACATGGTGGCACTGTTTCCAGACGTTATCGAATGTATGAATCTGCCGAGCTTGGAAATTAAGAAGAT gtgctttcttttcttggtcaACTACTCGCGAATGAAACCCGACATTGCCTTGAAGGCACTGCCTATTCTCGTTAAC GATATGGAAGATACAAACCCACTTGTGCGAGCGCTGGCATTACGGACTATCTCATATGTCCACGTGCGGGAATTCGTCGAGGCGACTGTGCAACCTGTCAAGCGTTTAATGGGAGACATGGATCCCTATGTCCGCAAGACATCCGCTTTCTGTGTCGCAAAGCTCTATGAACATGATAGGAAAATGGTTGAGAGCTCCGACCTGATTGACAGGTTGAACCACATGTTGAAGGACGAGAACCCAACGGTTGTATCTAGTGTGCTTGCGTCTTTGAACGATATCTGGGGTCGGAGTGAGACTATCTCCCTGACCATCGACTACACAAGTGCATCGAAACTTGTCTCGATCCTGCCTGATTGCTCTGA GTGGGGCCAAACCTACATCCTTGAAGCCCTAATGTCATATGTTCCTCAGGATTCCGCAGAGGCGCTCTTGTTGGCAGAGCGAGTGGCCCCTCGTCTCTCACATTCCAACTCTGCAGTTGTTCTTACTTCCATCCGTGTCATTTTGTATCTCATGAACTATATTGCTGATGAGAGGCACGTCACTTCCCTCGCCAAGAAGTTATCACCACCTCTTGTCACCCTACTATCCAAACCACCAGAAGTACAGTATCTGGCGCTTCGAAATGCCATTCTGATACTGCAGAAGAGGCCCGAAGTTCTACGAAACGATATCCGGGTTTTCTTCTGTAACTACAACGATCCAATTTATGTCAAAGTGACCAAGCTGGAATTGATATTCATGTTAACGACGAAGGAAAACATCTCAGTCGTGTTGGCAGAATTGAGAGA GTATGCGACTGAAATCGATGTTCATTTCGTCCGTAAAGCTGTACGGGCCATCGGAAAATTGGCGATTAAAATCGAGTCTGCCGCCAAAGAATGCATCGACACTCTTCTCGAATTGGTCAACGCTAAAATCCCATACATTGTGCAGGAGGCGACTGTCGTCATTCGCAACATTTTCCGCAAGTACCCCAATCAGTATGAAAGCATTATCGGCCGTATCATTCAGAACATTGATGAGTTGGACGAGCCGGAAGCAAAGGCAGCTATTATCTGGATCATCGGACAGTATGCCGACCGCATTGAAAACTCAGACGGGCTTCTACAGGATTACCTAGCCACTTTCCACGACGAAACGGTTGAGGTACAACTAGCCTTATTAACGGCTACCGTCAAATTCTTTATTCAACGTCCAACAAAGGGCCAACAGTTGGTACCGCAAGTATTGAAATGGTGTACCGAGGAAACAGACGACCCCGACCTCCGAGACAGAGGCTACATGTACTGGCGTCTTCTATCGACAGACCCCGCGACCGCACGACAGGTTGTCATGGGCCAGAAGCCCCCGATCAGCGCAGAAAGCGAGAAGCTGGACTCTCGAACCCTAGAAGAGCTCTGCCTGAACGTCGGTACTCTCGCAACCGTTTACCTAAAACCAGTCCAGCAAGTCTTCCGCTCCGCACGTACACGACGGCTCCAATATAGCCCTGCCTTACAGAAACCCCGCAACGACGACGGAAGCAATGCCTGGCAATACCCAGTTAGCCCGTCTTCCGCTACCCCCGTTACCCCTACCTCGGCGGCAAACGGTGCAGCCCCGGCACCAGGCGACATGAATGCGGCAGTGAATGCGGCCGATTCCTACTTCAACAGCGTCGGTACCCAGCAGATGGCGGCGCTGGATCTCGGTGGTCGTGGGGATGGTATTGGAGGCGGTGGTGCGCCGCAGACGCAGTATATTGTCAGCCAAAATCAGCAACAGGTGTATCAGCCCCAGCTGGCTGGTGGAGCGGCTACGGGAGAGTTATTATTGTTGTAA
- a CDS encoding C6 transcription factor: protein MTSEDHLPALAPGPRGPVNKQSFTLMKPRKNSTACLPCKQAKRKCTGRPAPCKACQNTDAECVFDETLDLRRKVAARRTLGELEYYRGLLYSLLESLRSSDEDKVNHILETIRGSALLSNVANVVDAPADLSDASSDNSKPLGNTDDAIAQQERLAADAHSRITLEKLCDIPVFQVPVKPWTAVTDDDHLVSHLISLYFTWDHPLSQIVDQRVFLRHMREGNKNTEFCTPFLVNSILAIASTYSDFPEVFAIPGDVSSKGAHFFNEAELLWKAEEGRPSLANIQALALMSHVLKLKGKPDVGWLLLRQAVQLGQDFGFFQAPRTGHRKWRDTPVDMRSAGATAAWGLFILNSQISMECRKTANLKPPIFEPPGRDNSNDDIVWIPYPRSNHIGYEKKSALLREIMIQTVGFTELVVNMQDLLFDEAFDMNIGDLCRAVSAVYTRLETWLDNLPPPLKIDKEAVQVPQVLSLHIRYHHAIIQLFDFLMNHEDFAPMSHPSDVNQARLIRLQSAKQIADYLLLYHEAYGLRHVPGHILEPANASTLILLAALDDCKDNLKEEFIEVCRFLVAFSKRFSLARDMLANIESTAESKGIKLPPEAGAVFDHRNLESSQWL from the exons ATGACTTCAGAGGACCATCTTCCAGCGCTCGCTCCAGGGCCTCGCGGACCCGTCAACAAACAATCATTCACTCTCATGAAGCCGAGGAAAAATTCCACGGCCTGCCTGCCGTGTAAACAAGCGAAACGGAAG TGCACCGGACGCCCCGCACCTTGTAAAGCCTGTCAGAACACAGACGCTGAATGTGTTTTCGATGAGACGCTCGATCTCAGGCGCAAGGTCGCTGCTAGGCGTACGCTCGGGGAGTTGGAATACTATCGAGGCTTGTTATATTCCTTGTTAGAGTCACTTCGCTCCTCAGATGAAGACAAGGTCAACCATATCTTGGAGACTATACGCGGCAGCGCTCTACTATCCAATGTTGCCAATGTTGTGGATGCACCAGCCGACTTGAGTGATGCAAGTTCCGATAACTCCAAACCACTAGGAAACACAGATGACGCCATAGCTCAACAGGAACGTTTGGCCGCTGATGCCCACTCTCGCATAACCCTAGAGAAACTTTGCGACATCCCCGTATTTCAAGTGCCAGTGAAGCCTTGGACGGCCGTCACCGATGACGATCATCTGGTTTCGCATTTGATCTCCTTGTACTTCACATGGGATCATCCATTGTCGCAAATCGTTGATCAGAGAGTGTTTTTGAGACATATGAGGGAGGGCAATAAGAATACGGAATTCTGCACCCCTTTCCTTGTAAATAGCATATTAGCAATTGCAAGT ACATATTCAGATTTCCCTGAAGTTTTCGCTATCCCCGGAGATGTCTCCTCTAAAGGTGCACATTTCTTTAATGAAGCAGAACTATTATGGAAAGCGGAAGAAGGTCGTCCATCTTTGGCCAACATTCAGGCTCTTGCTCTGATGAGCCATGT GCTGAAATTGAAAGGAAAGCCCGACGTTGGCTGGCTGCTGCTAAGGCAAGCAGTGCAGCTTGGACAAGATTTCGGTTTCTTTCAGGCCCCGCGGACAGGGCACCGCAAGTGGAGAGACACGCCGGTTGATATGCGATCCGCTGGAGCAACAGCTGCTTGGGGGCTTTTTATTCTGAACTC ACAAATATCCATGGAATGTCGGAAAACCGCGAACCTAAAACCCCCAATATTCGAGCCTCCTGGGAGAGATAATTCCAATGACGACATTGTATGGATCCCATATCCTCGTTCCAACCATATTGGATACGAAAAGAAGTCTGCCTTACTCCGTGAAATAATGATCCAAACGGTGGGCTTCACGGAACTTGTCGTCAATATGCAAGACTTGCTTTTTGATGAGGCATTTGATATGAATATTGGCGACCTATGTAGGGCGGTAAGCGCTGTGTACACTCGCCTAGAAACATGGCTGGATAACCTGCCCCCTCCACTGAAAATCGACAAGGAAGCTGTACAAGTCCCGCAAGTATTGAGTTTGCA TATCAGATACCACCATGCCATCATCCAGCTCTTCGATTTCTTAATGAACCACGAAGACTTCGCTCCTATGTCGCATCCGTCTGATGTTAACCAGGCTCGACTCATCCGACTTCAGTCAGCGAAGCAGATTGCTGACTATCTCCTCCTATACCACGAAGCCTATGGGCTTAGGCATGTTCCCGGCCATATACTGGAGCCTGCCAATGCAAGCACCCTCATCTTACTGGCCGCTTTGGACGACTGCAAAGATAATCTCAAAGAGGAATTCATTGAAGTGTGTCGGTTCCTAGTGGCCTTCAGCAAGAGGTTCTCCCTCGCGAGAGACATGCTCGCGAATATAGAATCTACAGCCGAATCCAAGGGAATCAAACTCCCCCCCGAAGCCGGTGCAGTGTTCGACCACAGGAATTTGGAATCGTCCCAGTGGCTATAA
- a CDS encoding putative amp dependent CoA ligase, with amino-acid sequence MFPAARISSTVTLRAASCCPSRSGGAEQSSQLGPQLPELLSHYGVPAHVIVPGFGMTGTCAGSIFNTKCPTYDKERNLGFTSVSACMPGIKVKITEGSNSETVPVGVVGNLDISGPVVFKSHFNNVTATEESFLSDGWTKTGDKGSIDEIGYFTLQGCAKEVLVINGVKYNPRKIEPALDESKIPGLTPSFNR; translated from the exons ATGTTTCCTGCTGCCAGGATCTCGTCGACGGTGACTTTAAGAGCAGCATCGTGCTGCCCTTCACGGTCTGGAGGCGCAGAACAATCCTCGCAATTGGGACCTCAGCTGCCCGAG CTCCTATCCCACTACGGTGTCCCTGCCCATGTCATTGTTCCTGGTTTCGGTATGACTGGGACATGCGCTGGTTccatcttcaacaccaaGTGTCCGACATACGACAAGGAGCGTAACTTGGGGTTCACCTCTGTCAGTGCTTGCATGCCCGGTATCAAGGTTAAAATCACCGAGGGATCCAACAGTGAGACCGTCCCGGTTGGCGTTGTCGGCAACCTCGATATCAGCGGCCCTGTCGTCTTCAAGAGCCATTTCAACAATGTCACTGCAACCGAGGAGTCCTTCCTCAGTGACGGGTGGACCAAAACTGGAGACAAGGGCTCTATTGACGAGATCGGCTACTTTACTCTGCAGGGTTGTGCCAAAGAGGTCTTGGTTATCAATGGTGTCAAATACAACCCTCGCAAGATCGAACCCGCCCTGGACGAATCGAAGATCCCTGGTCTGACCCCTAGCTTCAACCGCTGA
- a CDS encoding putative eukaryotic translation initiation factor 3 subunit EifCl (Eukaryotic translation initiation factor 3 subunit L) gives MSYEERANAHPNLGDESDVEEEALVNDYREQVNFDDSMSELDRTTSLGAGSQTQDLQAQLAAAATPLEYQATLETKFASYDNYCSLFHYILNSDGPVELEVPSYYWAWDVIDEFIYQFESFCRYRNRVARSGSNEEEAQLLRENPNTWGCYSVLNVLYSLIQRSQINEQLAAIKRGEDPMAFAGEYGSRPLYKMLGYFSIIGLLRVHCLLGDFSLALKTLDDIEMNKKAMFARVMAAHFTTYYYVGFSYMMMRRYGDAIRMFSHILVYVSRTKNFQKGGNSYDAIAKKNDQMYALIAICVALHPTRLDDTIHSALREKYGEQLHRLQHGGPEALPLFEELFRSACPKFISPTPPDFDNPSVNVDPVDHHTAIFMDEVKNTLYNPTIRSYLKLYTTMDLQKLAGFLEVEPEKLRSWLLVNKQRSRQVRWVEGGLLEGEPVAANDLDYALENDLIHVSETKAGRRLVDWYLRNLARVY, from the exons ATGTCGTACGAAGAGCGCGCCAATGCGCACCCTAACCTGGGCGACGAGTCCGATGTTGAGGAGGAAGCGCTCGTCAACGATTACCGCGAGCAAGTCAACTTCGACGATAGCATGAGCGAACTGGACCGGACTACTTCCCTTGGAGCTGGCTCTCAGACGCAAGATCTCCAGGCACAGCTCGCCGCTGCCGCGACCCCGCTTGAATACCAGGCCACACTGGAGACCAAGTTTGCAAGCTATGACAACTACTGCAGCCTTTTCCACTACATCCTCAACTCGGATGGCCCTGTTGAATTGGAGGTTCCTTCT TACTACTGGGCTTGGGATGTGATCGATGAATTCATCTACCAGTTCGAATCGTTCTGCCGTTACCGCAACCGCGTCGCTCGCAGCGGCTCCAACGAGGAGGAGGCCCAGCTTCTGCGTGAGAACCCGAACACCTGGGGTTGCTACTCCGTGCTCAACGTTCTTTACTCCCTTATCCAGAGGTCCCAAATCAATGAGCAATTGGCTGCTATCAAGCGTGGAGAGGACCCCATGGCGTTCGCTGGAGAGTATGGCTCTCGGCCTCTGTACAAGATGCTCGGATACTTCTCGATCATCGGACTTCTGCGTGTCCACTGCTTGCTCGGTGACTTCAGCCTTGCCCTCAAGACCCTTGACGACATCgaaatgaacaagaaggctATGTTCGCTCGTGTCATGGCAGCTCACTTCACCACCTACTACTATGTGGGTTTCTCCTACATGATGATGCGCCGTTACGGTGACGCCATCCGCATGTTCAGCCACATCCTGGTCTACGTCTCCCGGACCAAGAACTTCCAGAAGGGTGGCAACAGCTATGATGCTATCGCCAAGAAGAACGACCAGATGTATGCTCTCATTGCCATCTGCGTTGCCCTCCACCCCACCCGTCTCGACGACACTATTCACTCCGCTCTCCGCGAGAAGTACGGCGAGCAGCTCCACCGTCTCCAGCACGGTGGCCCCGAGGCCCTCCCTCTGTTTGAGGAGCTCTTCCGTTCCGCTTGCCCCAAGTTCATCAGCCCCACTCCTCCCGACTTCGACAACCCCTCCGTCAACGTCGACCCCGTCGATCACCACACAGCTATCTTCATGGATGAGGTCAAGAACACGCTGTACAACCCTACTATCCGTTCTTACCTGAAGCTGTACACTACGATGGATCTGCAGAAGCTGGCCGGCTTCCTGGAAGTCGAGCCCGAGAAGCTCCGCTCCTGGCTGTTGGTGAACAAGCAGCGCAGCCGTCAGGTCCGCTGGGTTGAGGGCGGTCTGCTGGAGGGTGAGCCCGTCGCCGCTAACGACCTGGACTACGCTCTGGAGAACGATCTGATCCACGTCAGCGAGACCAAGGCCGGCCGTCGCCTGGTGGACTGGTACCTTCGGAACCTCGCCCGCGTCTACTAA
- a CDS encoding kynureninase → MGSRLHVQEIKKGPPLPFKDDIRAFTREYAESLDAQDPLRHFRDEFIIPSKKDLKRKTLNANENIEDSSDPRSIYLCGNSLGLQPRNTRKYLEHYLRTWAIKGVTGHFTPHDDQLLPPFVDVDDAGAKLMAPIVGALESEVAVMGTLTANLHFLMASFYQPTKEKYKIILEGKAFPSDHYAVESQIQHHNLDPKDAMVLIEPENLDRPILDTEKILRVIDEHASSTALILLSGIQFYTGQYFDIEKITAYAHSKGIIIGWDCAHAAGNVELKLHDWNVDFAAWCNYKYLNSGPGGMAGLFVHENHGRVDMTKVGSKDEPFRPRLSGWWGDDKKTRFRMENRFVPQPGAAGFQLSNPSVLDMNAVAASLEIFNRTSMAEIRKKSLDLTGYLEHLLLKYPLDAAPEDKPFSIITSSNPAERGAQLSLRLGPGLLDSVLEVLEENGVVIDERKPDVIRVAPAPLYNTYADVWQFCQIFFDACQKAVRARK, encoded by the exons ATGGGATCCAGACTACACGTTCAAGAGATCAAAAAAGGCCCCCCACTTCCCTTCAAAGATGATATCAGAGCTTTCACGCGAGAGTACGCCGAGTCCCTCGACGCACAAGATCCCCTCCGCCATTTCCGAGACGAATTCATTATCCCATCGAAGAAAGACCTGAAGCGGAAGACTCTTAATGCCAATGAGA ATATTGAGGACTCCTCCGACCCCAGAAGTATTTATCTTTGCGGAAACTCTCTAGGTCTTCAGCCTCGGAACACCCGGAAATACCTCGAGCACTATTTACGGACCTGGGCAATTAAAGGTGTTACTGGCCACTTCACACCGCATGACGACCAGCTGCTTCCCCCATTCGTCGATGTCGATGACGCCGGAGCAAAGCTTATGGCCCCCATTGTGGGAGCGCTCGAGAGTGAGGTGGCGGTAATGGGCACGCTAACTGCAAACTTGCATTTTTTGATGGCGAGCTTTTATCAACCAACAAAAGAGAAGTATAAGATTATTCTCGAGGGCAAGGCATTCCCCAGTGACCAT TATGCCGTGGAATCTCAAATCCAGCACCACAATCTCGATCCGAAAGATGCTATGGTACTCATCGAACCTGAAAATCTCGATCGTCCTATTTTAGACACTGAGAAAATCCTGCGGGTGATTGATGAACATGCCTCGAGTACAGCTCTTATACTCCTCTCCGGTATACAATTCTATACCGGGCAATATTTCGATATCGAGAAGATCACGGCCTATGCCCATTCCAAGGGTATCATCATTGGCTGGGACTGTGCCCACGCGGCAGGCAATGTCGAGTTGAAATTACACGATTGGAACGTGGACTTTGCGGCCTGGTGTAACTACAAGTATCTCAACAGTGGGCCAGGCGGAATGGCTGGTCTGTTCGTTCACGAGAACCATGGGCGAGTAGATATGACCAAGGTCGGTTCCAAGGATGAGCCTTTTCGTCCGCGGTTGTCTGGCTGGTGGGGTGACGACAAAAAGACTCGGTTTCGAATGGAAAACA GGTTCGTGCCGCAACCAGGTGCAGCTGGATTCCAGTTATCAAACCCATCTGTCTTGGATATGAACGCAGTGGCGGCATCCCTGGAAATATTCAATCGCACGTCAATGGCTGAGATCCGCAAGAAGTCTCTGGACCTCACGGGTTACTTAGAACATCTTCTTTTGAAATATCCTCTCGATGCTGCCCCGGAGGACAAGCCATTCTCTATCATTACATCCTCGAACCCGGCCGAGCGAGGTGCACAGCTAAGCCTGCGCTTGGGGCCAGGGCTTCTCGACAGCGTCCTAGAAGTTCTGGAGGAGAATGGAGTAGTGATTGATGAGAGAAAGCCGGATGTCATTCGGGTTGCGCCAGCGCCTCTGTATAACACCTATGCGGACGTGTGGCAGTTCTGCCAGATCTTCTTCGATGCTTGCCAAAAGGCAGTAAGAGCCCGAAAGTAA
- a CDS encoding AAR2 family protein: MASVTPSPTILVPHLPPKTLVGIDLITFTSTPNFHGIRDLPTGWHFLYTGATESLSLRSGGWFYVGDISAAGSTNDGALIPAPRGNLGPDVIIWKWDTDTETLAPLRACDDADKQEAMRHKANLAAVWQSGGLFRYRSRVPPSSQDRAQSRDVDDDENEEEGRQDWEGLTNRLSPRLLKRIIGDPEEDVDGRPRWMVTSASTAQKDSESIPGIPEPGQDSDRLADVIGEQESEFSFLHIDLKKTWREGAIGRERTEAAQDRSWALGDLIQQVSNADQGTSEIDEQLGEAQILGELQFTFLMVLTLMNFSCLQQWKRLLGLILTCQRAIKEREQFISNVLRLLLVQLRRCDDIEGGFFDLDGEEGGEFLRKLLMKFRTSLYEVIEDAGTLVKEDFKALESWVKTEYDWELNHGAFVRRGMLQLEDGEQVEMDMPDDEDDEMGEYAPVVVDLGEGNTM; encoded by the coding sequence ATGGCTTCCGTGACTCCCTCCCCCACCATCCTCGTACCCCACCTTCCACCGAAGACGCTGGTCGGCATCGACCTCATTACCTTCACATCAACACCGAATTTCCATGGAATCCGCGATTTACCTACTGGGTGGCATTTTCTCTACACAGGAGCAACAGAAAGTTTGTCGTTGAGAAGTGGCGGATGGTTTTACGTCGGCGATATCAGCGCAGCCGGATCCACGAACGATGGTGCCCTGATTCCAGCTCCGCGAGGGAACCTGGGACCCGATGTGATCATATGGAAGTGGGATACAGACACAGAGACGCTGGCTCCTCTACGTGCATGCGATGATGCAGATAAGCAGGAGGCAATGCGCCACAAGGCGAACTTGGCTGCCGTTTGGCAAAGTGGAGGATTATTCCGCTACCGCAGTCGCGTACCCCCCTCATCTCAGGATCGAGCTCAGTCGCGGGATGTCGACGATGACgagaatgaagaggaaggtcGTCAAGATTGGGAGGGCCTTACGAACCGGTTGTCACCTAGGCTTTTGAAGCGCATTATTGGGGACCCTGAGGAAGATGTCGATGGTCGGCCTCGATGGATGGTTACTTCAGCGAGTACAGCACAGAAGGATAGTGAGAGTATACCCGGGATTCCTGAACCAGGTCAGGACTCTGATAGACTAGCGGATGTCATCGGGGAGCAAGAGAGCgagttttctttccttcatatTGATCTTAAGAAGACTTGGAGGGAAGGGGCTATTGGACGTGAGAGGACAGAGGCTGCCCAGGACCGTTCGTGGGCGCTGGGGGATCTCATACAGCAGGTATCCAATGCAGATCAGGGAACGAGTGAGATTGATGAGCAGCTTGGGGAAGCACAGATCCTGGGTGAACTACAGTTTACCTTCTTGATGGTCTTGACATTGATGAATTTCTCGTGTCTTCAGCAGTGGAAGAGGCTACTGGGCTTGATACTTACGTGTCAAAGAGCCataaaagagagagagcagTTCATAAGTAATGTGCTACGATTGCTCTTGGTACAGCTTCGGCGATGCGATGATATTGAAGGAGGTTTCTTTGATCtagatggggaagaaggcGGGGAGTTTCTACGAAAGCTGCTTATGAAATTTAGAACATCTCTCTATGAGGTCATCGAGGACGCAGGGACCTTGGTGAAGGAAGATTTTAAGGCACTGGAAAGTTGGGTGAAAACTGAATACGATTGGGAGCTCAATCATGGGGCTTTTGTACGGAGAGGCATGCTTCagctggaggatggagagcaGGTTGAAATGGACATGCctgatgacgaagacgacgagaTGGGAGAGTACGCCCCTGTGGTGGTAGATTTGGGCGAAGGCAACACGATGTAA